From one Pseudothermotoga sp. genomic stretch:
- a CDS encoding P1 family peptidase, translated as MRTRFREVGLSFGRLSPGEKNLLSDVPGVRVGHVTLVFDEPTIVRTGVTVVSPSEDIFEKPLSAACAVLNGFGKSIGLMQINELGQIETPIVLTNTLSVGYAFQGIVELAARKKKFRTLNPVIGECNDGFLNDILYNAVKSFHVIEAYEKANDKFELGSVGAGTGMVCFGFKGGIGSASRKLKSGNVLGALVLANFGAFEDLTILGKRAFEYVKSGVTRKEEGSIIIILATDVPLDSRQLKRVARHSFLALGMLGSAGHHGSGDVCIAFSTTVGRIDDSRELFDELFRAAVESVYEAICDALFCAETVEGFCGRVEAMPIDWVLNGGR; from the coding sequence TTGCGAACGCGTTTCAGGGAAGTTGGTTTGTCTTTCGGTAGGCTGTCACCGGGAGAAAAAAACCTCCTGAGTGATGTTCCTGGTGTGCGCGTTGGACATGTAACACTCGTTTTCGATGAACCGACCATCGTCCGCACGGGTGTGACCGTGGTGTCACCCAGTGAAGATATTTTTGAAAAACCTTTGAGTGCAGCTTGTGCCGTTCTCAATGGTTTTGGAAAATCGATCGGCCTGATGCAAATAAACGAGCTTGGACAGATAGAAACCCCCATCGTGCTCACCAACACGCTCAGCGTTGGATACGCGTTCCAAGGTATCGTAGAATTGGCAGCCAGAAAAAAGAAATTCAGAACGTTGAATCCAGTGATAGGTGAGTGCAATGATGGTTTTTTGAATGACATACTCTACAACGCGGTGAAATCGTTCCACGTGATCGAGGCTTATGAGAAGGCGAACGACAAATTCGAATTGGGCTCGGTCGGTGCTGGGACCGGGATGGTTTGTTTCGGTTTCAAAGGTGGGATAGGTAGCGCCTCGAGGAAACTCAAAAGCGGTAATGTTCTTGGGGCACTGGTGCTAGCGAACTTTGGCGCCTTCGAAGATCTTACAATTTTAGGAAAAAGGGCTTTTGAGTACGTCAAATCGGGTGTGACGAGAAAAGAGGAAGGTTCTATCATAATAATTCTGGCAACTGACGTCCCTCTGGATTCCAGACAGCTCAAACGTGTCGCGAGACATTCTTTTCTGGCATTGGGTATGCTCGGTTCTGCGGGCCATCATGGAAGTGGCGATGTGTGCATAGCCTTCTCGACGACAGTCGGTCGCATCGATGATAGTAGAGAACTCTTCGATGAACTTTTCAGAGCAGCTGTGGAAAGTGTTTACGAAGCGATCTGTGATGCACTCTTTTGTGCTGAGACAGTTGAAGGTTTTTGTGGTAGAGTGGAAGCGATGCCGATCGACTGGGTTTTAAATGGAGGTAGATAG
- a CDS encoding methylated-DNA--[protein]-cysteine S-methyltransferase has product MERFVFESPFGPICVHVQSGQVLQIDLGKKCEVSTQPEPEIVRQLEEYFSRKRTQLDFPVRVVGTEFQLRVWHALRDIPYGSTLSYGELAKRLHTSARAVGQALKKNPLAIYFPCHRVVAKGSLGGFSSGLEWKQRLLALERGERCAQS; this is encoded by the coding sequence ATGGAACGATTCGTCTTTGAGTCGCCTTTTGGACCCATTTGCGTGCATGTGCAGAGCGGACAAGTTCTTCAGATAGATCTTGGAAAGAAGTGTGAGGTGAGCACTCAACCAGAACCTGAAATAGTGCGACAGCTTGAGGAATATTTCTCAAGGAAGAGAACTCAACTCGATTTTCCTGTGAGAGTCGTCGGGACCGAATTTCAGTTGCGTGTTTGGCATGCTTTGAGGGACATACCATACGGTTCTACCTTGAGCTACGGTGAACTTGCGAAGCGATTGCATACCTCGGCGAGAGCGGTTGGCCAAGCGTTGAAGAAAAATCCGTTGGCCATATATTTCCCGTGCCACAGGGTGGTCGCGAAAGGTTCACTCGGAGGATTCAGTTCGGGGCTTGAGTGGAAGCAGCGTCTGCTTGCCCTCGAGCGTGGTGAAAGATGCGCCCAAAGTTGA
- a CDS encoding transglycosylase domain-containing protein: protein MRPKLIGFLCGFLVTIVLLSFLYIEITKDLPTPESLLPTGLILLYSDGTTMSLPRSFWVKLEDVPPYFLNALLASEDKRFYLHPGVDPIGIARAIVRNISTMSINEGGSTITQQLARTLYLTPKVTWERKIKEMFIALWLERHRTKEEILQMYINSVYMGNGLYGFASASKYYFGKDLSELSLSEAVLLIGVVRSPENFNPLKNWQVSKKKAITVLRAMLREGYLDREVYQQNFEQLERLNYTRSFKVDFDEEVFWRVVRELKQLGYGLDELRQGYKIYTTLDRKLSQAAMSLPRNTVAEAIDPTSGAILLYKGVGLTYPEGSRLLGSAIKPLYYYLAILEGWSIDSELVDLPLKIGDWTPENFDKRYRGVVTMRQALIDSLNIPSVNLFMQLGREKVVDFLKNDLKIAGFYPEDMTIALGTLETAPEEVLKAYASIFNGGVVLQPFIVKRIEDANGRVIYESVPKVINIVKARKTSTMEASAVLLEVMRQVVERGTGVRARQKLPVAGKTGTSLKTAWFIGGDQGFIMAVAVDGENLTGGVHAAPVWSQLLAKYNYSGKMPNWKIQSTFSTKTTTPSLTLDVDRVIRWLEEKNLDIETLSDLASRMDSRTLLDFLSSINERSPQLAKELWERIKQKRVW, encoded by the coding sequence ATGCGCCCAAAGTTGATAGGTTTTTTGTGTGGTTTTCTCGTCACCATAGTTCTGCTTTCTTTCCTCTATATTGAAATCACAAAAGATCTTCCCACACCGGAGTCACTGTTACCCACCGGGCTCATCTTGTTGTATTCCGATGGAACTACCATGTCTTTGCCAAGGTCCTTCTGGGTCAAACTCGAAGATGTCCCACCTTACTTCTTGAACGCACTACTCGCTTCTGAAGATAAACGGTTCTATCTACATCCCGGTGTCGATCCAATCGGGATCGCGAGGGCCATCGTGAGGAACATCAGCACGATGTCGATCAACGAAGGTGGTAGCACGATCACTCAGCAGCTCGCGCGCACCTTGTATCTGACACCCAAGGTGACGTGGGAAAGAAAAATAAAAGAGATGTTCATTGCACTCTGGCTCGAAAGACACAGAACAAAAGAGGAGATCCTCCAGATGTACATCAACTCCGTCTACATGGGAAATGGACTTTATGGATTTGCCAGCGCTTCGAAATACTATTTCGGTAAAGATCTCAGCGAACTCAGCCTCAGCGAAGCAGTTTTGTTGATCGGTGTGGTGAGATCTCCTGAAAATTTCAATCCACTCAAAAATTGGCAGGTCTCAAAAAAGAAGGCTATAACCGTTCTCAGGGCGATGCTGAGAGAAGGTTATCTGGATAGAGAAGTTTATCAACAGAATTTTGAACAACTCGAACGGCTCAACTACACACGTAGTTTCAAGGTCGATTTCGATGAGGAAGTTTTCTGGCGAGTCGTCAGGGAATTGAAACAACTCGGCTACGGTTTGGACGAATTGAGGCAAGGTTATAAGATTTACACCACTTTGGACAGAAAACTTTCTCAAGCTGCGATGAGTTTACCGCGCAACACAGTGGCCGAAGCGATCGACCCTACCAGTGGAGCCATTTTGCTCTACAAGGGAGTGGGGTTGACTTACCCAGAAGGTAGTAGATTGCTTGGTTCGGCGATAAAGCCTCTTTACTATTATCTTGCGATCTTGGAAGGTTGGTCGATCGACAGTGAGCTAGTTGATCTACCACTGAAGATCGGTGACTGGACCCCAGAAAATTTCGATAAGCGTTATCGTGGAGTCGTCACTATGAGGCAAGCACTGATCGACTCCCTCAACATACCCTCAGTGAACTTGTTCATGCAACTTGGAAGGGAAAAAGTTGTAGACTTTTTGAAAAATGATTTGAAAATCGCGGGCTTTTACCCCGAAGATATGACGATCGCGCTCGGAACACTCGAAACGGCACCTGAGGAGGTTTTGAAAGCTTACGCCTCCATTTTCAACGGAGGCGTCGTTCTACAGCCGTTCATCGTCAAACGCATTGAAGATGCGAACGGCAGAGTCATTTACGAATCGGTTCCGAAGGTGATCAACATCGTTAAAGCAAGGAAGACCAGTACTATGGAAGCGTCCGCGGTGTTACTCGAAGTGATGCGGCAAGTTGTTGAACGTGGCACGGGTGTGCGTGCGAGGCAAAAATTACCAGTTGCAGGTAAAACTGGAACTTCTCTGAAGACGGCTTGGTTCATCGGGGGTGATCAAGGATTCATCATGGCGGTGGCTGTGGATGGTGAGAATCTGACTGGAGGGGTCCACGCCGCACCCGTATGGTCACAGTTACTAGCGAAATACAACTACAGTGGGAAGATGCCGAACTGGAAGATTCAGTCTACTTTCTCTACCAAAACCACGACGCCTTCTCTCACACTCGATGTGGATAGAGTCATACGTTGGTTGGAAGAAAAGAATTTGGATATAGAAACGTTGTCAGATCTTGCATCAAGAATGGACAGCCGAACTTTACTCGATTTTCTGAGCAGTATCAATGAAAGATCTCCACAACTCGCTAAAGAGTTGTGGGAGAGAATCAAACAGAAACGTGTTTGGTGA